One genomic window of Paramormyrops kingsleyae isolate MSU_618 chromosome 20, PKINGS_0.4, whole genome shotgun sequence includes the following:
- the ipmkb gene encoding inositol polyphosphate multikinase — MVKMSTQHQIMDSSLSLGRLEIKSGAGSQEHGLSGPINEKDVQVGLKTHLNGCVPLSHQVAGHKYGRDKAGMLQHPDGTVLKQLQPPPRGQREMQFYRKVYAEDSHDLLLLDLQHYLPKYYGTWSSPEAPTVLYLKLEDVTCKFNKPCIMDVKIGQRSYDPFASKEKKEQQIQKYPLMEEIGFLVQGMRIYQVTSDRYDTHDQYYGRRLGKDTIKDGVAKFFRNGKILRKDAVASSIQKVQKILQWFEGQSQLHFYASSLLFVYEGAPQLDGGGLVGNATLPAVAALKEGIPECNNNIGEVGSRENGHVAAALDQGLSNMYVLHQRGCGRDHRVDVCLPWTCAGQAPPEQPNGNSTRPDADGGRLECDSAKSCGEVEVRMIDFAHVFPSTTRDDGYIFGLKNLLSTLQQILNE; from the exons ATGGTTAAAATGTCAACTCAGCACCAGATAATGGACTCATCTCTATCACTGGGAAGATTGGAAATAAAAAGCGGCGCGGGGAGTCAGGAGCATGGCCTTTCCGGACCGATAAATGAGAAGGACGTGCAGGTTGGACTGAAGACACACCTCAATGGGTGCGTGCCGCTCTCCCATCAGGTGGCCGGCCATAAGTACGGCCGTGACAAAGCAG GAATGCTGCAGCACCCGGATGGTACTGTTCTGAAGCAGCTCCAGCCCCCTCCTCGAGGCCAGAGGGAGATGCAGTTCTACAGGAAG GTATATGCTGAGGACTCTCACGACCTGCTCTTGTTGGACCTGCAACATTATCTTCCAAAATACTATGGCACCTGGTCTTCACCTGAAGCGCCAACGG TTCTGTACCTAAAACTGGAGGATGTCACATGCAAATTCAACAAGCCATGCATCATGGACGTGAAGATCGGTCAGAGGAGCTATGACCCATTTGCCTCCAAGGAGAAGAAGGAGCAGCAGATCCAGAAGTATCCTCTGATGGAGGAGATTGGCTTCTTGGTTCAGGGCATGAGG atataCCAGGTAACCTCTGATCGATATGACACTCACGACCAATATTATGGACGACGTCTCGGGAAGGACACCATCAAAGACG GGGTCGCCAAATTCTTTCGCAATGGAAAAATCCTGAGGAAGGATGCCGTCGCGAGCAGCATCCAGAAGGTGCAGAAGATCCTGCAGTGGTTTGAAGGCCAGAGTCAGTTACACTTTTATGCAAGTTCCCTGCTGTTTGTATATGAGGGTGCGCCCCAGCTCGACGGCGGTGGCCTGGTAGGGAACGCAACACTCCCGGCTGTGGCTGCCCTGAAGGAAggtatcccagaatgcaacaaCAACATCGGCGAGGTGGGCTCCCGGGAAAACGGGCATGTGGCGGCGGCCCTGGACCAGGGTCTCTCCAACATGTATGTGCTGCACCAGAGGGGCTGCGGCCGGGACCACCGCGTCGACGTCTGCCTCCCGTGGACGTGCGCCGGCCAAGCCCCACCCGAGCAGCCCAACGGCAACAGCACGCGGCCGGACGCCGACGGCGGCCGACTGGAGTGCGACTCGGCGAAGTCGTGCGGCGAGGTGGAGGTCCGCATGATCGACTTCGCGCACGTCTTCCCCAGCACCACCCGTGACGATGGCTACATCTTTGGGCTGAAGAACCTGCTGTCTACGTTGCAACAGATTCTAAACGAATAA
- the cisd1 gene encoding CDGSH iron-sulfur domain-containing protein 1, with translation MCSHSMSKAEWIAAISLAAGTTAVGILVYKTFFSKDKCCKSKVNLDLQKDNPKVVHAFDIEDLGDKAVYCRCWRSKKFPLCDGSHTKHNEETGDNVGPLIIKRKEA, from the exons ATGTGCTCACATTCTATGTCGAAAG CTGAATGGATCGCAGCAATCTCCTTGGCAGCTGGAACTACAGCTGTGGGTATCCTGGTCTACAAGACCTTCTTCTCAAAAGACAAGTGCTGCAAGTCCAAGGTGAACTTGGATCTGCAGAAGGACAACCCCAAAGTGGTGCACGCCTTCGACATAGAGGATCTCGGGGATAAGGCTGTGTACTGTCGATGCTGGAGGTCAAAGAAG TTTCCATTGTGTGACGGTTCCCATACGAAACACAATGAAGAAACTGGGGATAACGTCGGCCCTCTCATAATCAAGAGGAAAGAGGCTTGA